A DNA window from Cutaneotrichosporon cavernicola HIS019 DNA, chromosome: 2 contains the following coding sequences:
- a CDS encoding uncharacterized protein (Subunit 17 of Mediator complex), whose amino-acid sequence MDIDEPNGNGEPSGTSRFADVKLSVDAYTLDAASGKRRLRDIEADGNLVFEEPKPPRTKATEELHRVWNLYPGGMPELREADLLAADPSTEYKEEVKEEEKAGDSREAGTLMSPEEMEDLRSAVVLDLNSARNELWWVLELAKALASSASFAADPPPEPISAPGLQRKKALPPKPAAVPIMTPAPGAKTDDVPPVLPPGTYTSTPAAAPERPAAVVAHELELALSAKAAALDECAALIDAAVDELRLMNDTGERWSAEIRALRLGEGGKGQWAVVPKPDFGRTGESAKDVVIPYALDEAPSSVHARSMAAFDLDPRKDDLAFGARSYYRLRVVFRTGGTGGPQTASLAYNSNSESGTAAEALAAAQLETVDEELFNELRVEAQRLDVALVEPQNISIRVGKDKLSFQLYDSRAPPDDLPTTARCDALLAGARLGLLHKYQRRKQKLIDNPLVPSQSILFPLVNVLQFAAACRTVGPMLRGFEDALKSAGRRAKLVERYSACEGPDAVVRLLAARSKVDVLGAVYTLEIEDCPGLTVTVTAPAVLSVTTPRATFPMRDLEGLAPLAADAISAQLSSLAFPSVRDGAGGEGAVFFDELDEVVIAGAFGPLSITLPAPYDRVCASVEGTSVAAYDSAEAAQSLEEWLCDLGRAAVTEQ is encoded by the exons ATGGATATCGACGAACCAAACGGGAACGGAGAGCCTTCTGGCACTTCGCGCTTCGCGGATGTCAAGCTCTCTGTTGACGCGTACACACTCGATGCGGCGTCGGGGAAGCGGCGGTTACGGGATATCGAGGCGGATGGCAACCTTGTCTTCGAGGAACC TAAACCTCCTCGAACCAAGGCGACCGAGGAGCTACACCGCGTCTGGAACTTGTATCCTGGCGGGATGCCCGAGCTCCGTGAGGCGGATCTGCTCGCCGCAGACCCCTCAACCGAAtacaaggaggaggtgaaggaagaggagaaggctgGTGACTCGCGTGAGGCAGGTACGCTGATGAGCCcggaggagatggaggatCTGCGCTCAGCTGTCGTGTTAGACTTGAACAGCGCGCGCAACGAGCTGTGGTGGGTCTTGGAGCTGGCCAAGGCGCTCGCTAGCAGCGCTAGTTTTGCTGCCGACCCGCCTCCTGAACCCATCTCTGCACCTGGTCTACAGCGGAAGAAGGCACTGCCACCCAAGCCAGCAGCAGTTCCGATCATGACCCCTGCCCCAGGCGCTAAGACCGACGACGTGCCTCCCGTCTTACCTCCCGGAACGTAcacgtcgacgcccgcAGCGGCCCCCGAACGACCAGCCGCCGTTGTGGCacacgagctcgagctcgcgctttCCGCCAAGGCAGCAGCCCTGGACGAGTGCGCGGCGTTAATTGACGCGgctgtcgacgagctgcgcctCATGAACGACACCGGAGAACGGTGGTCAGCTGAGATCCGCgctctccgcctcggcgagggtgggaAGGGGCAGTGGGCCGTAGTTCCTAAGCCCGATTTCGGGCGAACAGGCGAGAGCGCAAAGGACGTCGTTATCCCGTACGCGCTTGACGAGgcgccgtcgagcgtgCATGCGCGGTCGATGGCCGCGTTTGACTTAGACCCGCGGAAGGACGACCTGGCCTtcggcgcgcgctcgtACTACCGCCTTCGTGTAGTTTTTCGCACAGGAGGCACAGGCGGGCCGCAGACTGCTAGTCTCGCATACAACTCTAACAGTGAATCCGGGACAGCAGCCGAggctctcgccgccgcgcaacTCGAGAcagtcgacgaggagtTATTCAATGAGTTACGCGTCGAGGcacagcgcctcgacgtcgccctGGTTGAGCCGCAGAACATCTCGATTCGTGTAGGAAAGGACAAGCTCTCCTTCCAGTTG TACGACTCGCGTGCACCACCAGACGACTTGCCGACAACAGCACGCTGTGACGCACTTCTCGCCGgcgctcgcctcggcctgcttcACAAATATCAGCGGCGGAAGCAGAAGCTGATTGACAATCCCCTCGTGCCGAGCCAGAGCATCCTGTTCCCGCTTGTGAACGTGCTTCAGTTCGCTGCGGCCTGCCGCACCGTCGGGCCCATGCTGCGCGGCTTCGAGGACGCACTCAAGAGCgcaggccgccgagccaAGCTCGTTGAGCGGTACTCGGCGTGCGAGGGGCCCGACGCGGTGGTGAGGTTGCTCGCCGCGCGGTCCAAAGTCGATGTTCTCGGCGCTGTGTATACGCTGGAGATTGAGGACTG TCCTGGACTGACTGTAACCGTCACTGCACCGGCCGTGCTAAGCGTCACGACCCCCCGAGCGACCTTCCCCATGCGTGATTTGGAGGGGCTGGCGCCGTTAGCCGCCGACGCGATTAGCGCGCAGCTGAGCTCCCTTGCTTTCCCAAGTGTGCGGGACGGtgcgggcggcgagggtgcCGTGTTctttgacgagctcgacgaggtcgtcatTGCTGGCGCGTTCGGGCCATTGTC AATCACGCTGCCGGCTCCGTATGACCGCGTATGTGCGTCCGTCGAGGGTACGAGTGTGGCGGCGTACGATTctgccgaggcggcgcagagCCTGGAGGAGTGGCTGTGTGACTTGGGGCGCGCTGCCGTGACTGAGCAATGA
- the naa30 gene encoding uncharacterized protein (acyl-CoA N-acyltransferase) produces the protein MTEAAEAGPSRTPPPRRKVYPTEAFVDGRGDVLAVRVFADEDTDLPGITRLCDEELSEPYNVYTFRYFLEDWPHLTFFVFPSPADPEPIATIICKLDMHRERTMRGYIGMLSVDKAWRRRSIARKLVELAISKMEAVGADEIVLETEFDNGPSLALYEALGFICEKRLHRFYSNGKDAFRLVRPLARHPLLRTAALRERQDAERRSMLENEKEENGSGDAVPPEIALVLAGPPASPPTAAHADAMARLASLTIESMPIRPPPSYIM, from the exons ATGACTGAAGCAGCCGAGGCGGGCCCGTCGcggacgccgccgccgcgccgcaaGGTATATCCTACCGAGGCGTTTGTCGATGGGCGTGGGGATGTGCTCGCAGTGCGCGTGtttgccgacgaggacacggACTTGCCTGGCATCACGCGGCTGtgtgacgaggagctgagCGAACC ATACAACG TCTATACGTTTCGCTACTTCCTTGAGGACTG gccaCACCTCACGTTCTTCGTGTTCCCGTCCCCCGCGGACCCAGAACCGATTGCGACGATCATCTGCAAGCTTGACATGCACCGCGAACGCACGATGCGGGGATACATTGGCATGTTGAGTGTCGACAAGgcctggcggcggcggagcaTTG cgcgCAAGCTCGTGGAGCTGGCCATTAGCAAGATGGAAGCTGTGGGCGCAGACGAGATCGTGCTCGAGACCGAGTTCGACAACGGCCCCAGTCTGGCACTATACGAGGCGCTTGGCTTTATCTGCGAGAAACGTCTGCATCGCTTCTACTCTAATGGGAAGGACGC gttCCGCCTTGTACGGCCCTTGGCGCGGCATCCGTTACTCCGCACGGCGGCGTTGCGTGAGAGACAGGACGCCGAACGGCGCAGCATGCTCGAGAACGAGAAAGAGGAGAACGGAAGCGGGGACGCTGTGCCGCCAGAgatcgcgctcgtcctcgctggcccgcccgcgtcgccgccgaccgcCGCGCACGCCGATGCGATGGCGCGGCTCGCGAGCTTGACCATAGAGTCGATGCCCATACGGCCCCCGCCAAGCTACATCATGTAG
- the RPS22 gene encoding uncharacterized protein (Belongs to the universal ribosomal protein uS8 family), with the protein MLKLSVFSYEPPTHQPLNLFKMVRVSVLADALQSMVNAERRGKRQVLIRPSSKVVVKVLGVLQKHGYIGEFEIIDDHRAGKIVIQLNGRLNKCGVISPRFNIAVDQIENWVALLLPARSFGKMILTTSAGIMDHEEARRKHVGGKVLAYVY; encoded by the exons ATGTTGAAGCTTTCGGTT TTCTCTTACGaaccacccacccaccaacCTCTAAAC ctctTCAAAATGGTTCGCGTTTCCGttctcgccgacgctcTTCAGTCGATGG tcaacgccgagcgccgtgGAAAGCGCCAGGTCCTCATCCGCCCCTCGTccaaggtcgtcgtcaaggtcCTCGGTGTCCTCCAGAAGCACG GCTACATTGGCGAGTTCGAGATCATTGACGACCACCGTGCCGGCAAGATTGTGATCCAGCTCAACGGCCGCCTCAACAAGTGCGGTGTCATCTCGCCCCGCTTCAACATTGCTGTTGACCAGATCGAGAACTGGGTCGCTCTGCTCCTTCCCGCCCGTTCGTTCGGCAAGATGATCCTCACCACCTCGGCCGGCATCATGGACCACGAGGAGGCCCGTCGCAAGCACGTCGGTGGCAAGGTCCTTGCCTACGTCTACTAG
- a CDS encoding uncharacterized protein (Roadblock/LC7 domain): MENPVPPEIESTLSRLSAYRSVRGVMILSRDPSGIVQSSGTVFEGDSGRRYAGAVESVVAATAAAVGNVEEGDELRLMRIRTKRHELIITPGKEAKGRS, from the exons ATGGAGAATCCCGTCCCCCCCGAAATCGAAAGCACCCTCTCCCGCCTCTCTGCCTACCGCTCTGTGCGGGGCGTCATGATCCTATCCCGCGACCCCTCGGGAATCGTTCAATCCTCCGGCACCGTATTCGAAGGCGACAGTGGACGGCGGTATGCCGGGGCAGTTGAGAGCGTGGTCGCGGCcacagcggcggcggtgggcaatgtcgaggagggc GACGAACTCCGGCTCATGCGGATCCGGACGAAGCGGCACGAACTTATTATTACGCCTGGTAAGGAAGCGAAGGGGAGGAGCTGA
- the SCS2 gene encoding uncharacterized protein (MSP (Major sperm protein) domain) yields the protein MAVNLSPQNQLGFPRPLTQIVKRSLLIHNPNSQPVAFKVKTTAPKQYCVRPNQGRVEPGENVEVQIVLQALAADPPPHAKCKDKFLVQSAFIPPDEEMHSLPEMWAQVERTNKASIHEQKIRCAYLSAEDGTGNPNGIPEENEDSMSPIDHSRMDESGIYSHAETDIGGSPVPKQMPSSNGNKDLPIPPSLGGPAAAAAGILGAGAAAVGGAHVLNATSGPSAGAGETHREIPSLSAADVQAAGAPTNAALERSLDVTTSDSEKLRIVMQENESLKQQLIALQNAAPAASGLRKRGGAGADVTGAGTKTTTVTAPAQASGVPLEVCAGLVFAVFVLTYLFF from the exons ATGGCTGTCAACCTCTCCCCTCAAAACCAGCTGGGCTTCCCCC GCCCGCTGACCCAAATCGTCAAGCGCTCGCTGCTCATCCACAACCCCAACTCCCAGCCGGTCGCTTTCAAGGTCAAGACGACGGCGCCCAAACAGTACTGTGTCCGCCCCAACCAGGGCCGCGTTGAGCCTGGCGAGAATGTCGAGGTGCAGA TTGTGCTGCAAGCGCTTGCTGCTGACCCTCCCCCCCACGCCAAGTGCAAGGACAAGTTCCTCGTGCAGTCGGCGTTCATTCCCCctgacgaggagatgcaCTCGCTGCCAGAGATG tgGGCACAGGTCGAGCGCACCAACAAGGCGTCAATTCACGAGCAGAAGATCCGCTGTGCGTACCTCTCGGCAGAGGACGGGACGGGCAACCCCAACGGCATCCCtgaggagaacgaggacAGCATGTCGCCGATTGACCACTCCAGGATGGACGAGTCG GGCATTTACTCTCATGCTGAGACCGACATCGGCGGCTCACCCGTCCCCAAGCAGATGCCCTCTTCGAACGGCAACAAGGACCTCCCGATTCCGCCTTCGCTTGGCggtcccgccgccgccgccgctggcATTCTCGGTGCGGGCGCGGCTGCTGTTGGTGGTGCCCACGTGCTGAACGCGACTTCGGGCCCGTCTGCTGGCGCAGGCGAGACCCATCGCGAGatcccctccctctccgccgccgacgtccaGGCCGCTGGTGCGCCCACGAACGCCGCTCTCGAGCGCTCGCTCGACGTGACCACGAGCGATTCGGAGAAGCTTCGCATCGTTATGCAGGAGAACGAAAGCCTCAAGCAGCAGCTCATTGCGCTGCAGAACGCTGCGCCTGCGGCGTCGGGCCTGCGGAAGCGTGGTGGTGCTGGCGCGGACGTTACTGGCGCTGGTACCAAGACGACGACTGTGACGGCACCGGCACAGGCGTCTGGTGTGCCGCTCGAAGTGTGCGCCGGCCTGGTGTTTGCTGTCTTTGTCCTCACGTATCTCTTCTTCTGA
- the OTU2 gene encoding uncharacterized protein (OTU-like cysteine protease), which yields MGKRKAVKKLLKSTLPVPVYEYEQGVAIEDLVNFSDDEDHTSQLTTTSTVPAHNTSSGPSGASASTLASALAPNSMGSGLGTPSASESDADGFRDTIREKINEKKKSSKQRFAERQARKQQAVLDSGPAQDIAWNAQLEKERLEEIAVISDACRVLGRQIFEIQPDGHCMFSAVADQLGLLAILPPEQANNPYTTRRLAAQYMREHKDDFIPFLPSVDGEDMPGATDDGIMNDAQFGEYCHRVEGTAEWGGEPEIQALSRAFDIPIHVIQRGPPTVVSHGGAGDAFGGATEAKASAAAGERVVRISYHRRMYGLGEHYNSLRPAK from the exons ATGGGGAAGCGCAAAGCAGTCAAAAAGCTCCTCAAATCTACCCTGCCAGTGCCAGTCTACGAGTACGAACAAGGCGTCGCTAtcgaggacctcgtcaacttctcggacgacgaagaCCACACATCCCAACTTACGACAACGTCAACGGTTCCCGCACACAACACATCATCCGGCCCAAGCGGGGCCTCAGCGTCGACATTGGCATCTGCCCTCGCCCCCAATTCGATGGGCTCTGGTCTCGGGACGCCTTCGGCATccgagagcgacgcggACGGATTCCGTGACACGATTCGGGAAAAGATTaacgagaagaagaagagcagCAAACAGCGCTTTGCAGAACGGCAG GCTCGCAAGCAACAGGCTGTCCTCGACTCCGGCCCAGCGCAAGACATCGCATGGAACGCACAGCTCGAGAAGGAACGCCTAGAGGAGATTGCCGTGATCAGCGACGCTTGccgtgtcctcggccgccagATCTTTGAGATCCAGCCCGACGGACACTGCATGTTCTCTGCCGTGGCTGACCAACTGGggctcctcgccatcctgCCGCCCGAACAGGCCAACAATCCGTACACGACCCGCCGCTTGGCCGCACAATACATGCGCGAGCACAAGGACGACTTTATCCCTTTCCTCCCGAGcgtggatggcgaggacatGCCGGGTGCGACGGACGACGGGATCATGAACGACGCCCAGTTTGGCGAGTACTGCCATCGCGTAGAGGGAACAGCTGAATGGGGAGGCGAGCCAGAA atCCAAGCCCTCTCGCGGGCTTTCGATATCCCGATCCACGTCATCCAGCGCGGCCCACCGACCGTAGTGTCACATGGTGGGGCGGGCGATGCGTTTGGAGGCGCGACGGAAGCCAAGGCTAGCGCAGCGGCGGGGGAGCGCGTTGTCCGCATCTCGTACCACCGCAGGATGTACGGTCTGGGCGAGCACTACAACTCTCTCCGTCCGGCAAAGTAG
- the PIK1 gene encoding uncharacterized protein (Phosphoinositide 3-kinase, catalytic domain) gives MSHALLLRLFLSPYFSTSVALHYLKTYPDNIGISHYLCWRMKSMPHDEVEFYWPQICHLLITRPTASNALESFVLQRAAESPHAAMLTFWFMQSALRDLTPTRTTNPRPFLICQRVLHRCHEILFGDPPEPSRSPYRSHPSSPSLSGTVEVPPDTPPPVKVKPHAAAALVGMGVMLAGAGMPGLTGLAGEWAVIQGRQPMDDANASRARVEAEQGGGADAPREGRWERKPVHDSESDDDSTEPASASSSRPPPARRQTLPPQPLSGPRTPPRQSRGTTPPNGRAYHPSATSPALVKHTVHDSLPAMPSLMDDRRGRDPFSQSSGTPDIFPSTKSRANLIPLHQPYHSVPELSRSSPTPRGYGSRTPSGEALLQQYSLDAQTKLLRSHYCRSEIRFLLHLEDISNRLLVIPKPARISALRAELTSLNHNLPAEVCMPLWCNADHCRKDTAPSVLNRVSGQRRKKAHSRVVRISPGDSVVLNSAERAPYLLHVEILEDDLDFDPTRRENRELLKKIVMQEDMKRRKREGHLDGSFTPTINESFAASPMSVPPLHIDDADQGEEEGSGTSSPVKEPPEGDLEEMDLVEQLYGNKLSVRDNLPDLTDALPLPSAPKNKQLDLEVWNAGEQSGSRRSSMGGASPISRSRTPVGANGNLEVPSPIHRPGTPGEIDDPQPSPKRVITLEDYAERMRTAAVMLAQLNASVQPPTPETAQSSGPLRWIPGTGWIPGVSKDAAADSAAGASSAGGKLRLAAAQAAAIRERIMEEMMALEEERVARMTTLPEGVEVSPAHVVMEGKTAEDEGIVRREINKADPSAAIFKESWTGKKSRIRAASPWGHLANWDVISVIVKTGADLRQEQLATQLIERFVRIWKEEKSDCWARFFRILITGETSGLVETITDAVSVHSIKKSEYARRLAEGEAIGHVSLMDHYVNTYGKPDSGQFARARRNFIKSLAGYSVITFLLQIKDRHNGNILVDRDGHLIHIDFGFMLSNSPGGNMGFEAAPFKLPLEYIEIMGGLDSPGYTYFKKLFKEGFEAARKHSDSLITIVELMQKDSKLDCFLLFGEHTVTHFRERFALGLTTAAVDAYLERLILSSAGSNYTRLYDTFQYYSQGVL, from the exons aTGTCGCACGCACTCTT GCTGCGGCTATTCCTCAGCCCCTACTTCTCCACCTCGGTCGCACTCCACTATCTCAAAACATACCCCGACAACATCGGCATCAGCCACTACCTCTGTTGGCGGATGAAGTCTATGCCTCACGACGAGGTAGAGTTCTACTGGCCCCAGATATG TCACCTGCTCATCACGCGCCCCACCGCGTCCAATGCGCTCGAGAGCTTTGTGCtccagcgcgccgccgagagTCCTCACGCTGCCATGCTA ACTTTTTGGTTTATGCAGAGCGCGCTGCGCGATCTCACCCCAACGCGGACGACCAACCCTCGCCCATTCCTTATTTGCCAGCGCGTCCTACACCGTTGCCACGAGATCCTCTTCGGCGACCCCCCAGAACCCAGCCGCTCCCCCTACCGCTCTCACCCATCGAGTCCTTCTTTGTCTGGGACAGTCGAGGTTCCGCCCGACACGCCACCGCCAGTGAAGGTCAAACCAcacgctgccgccgccctcgtcggtATGGGCGTCATGCTTGCGGGCGCAGGCATGCCCGGCCTCACTGGCTTGGCGGGAGAGTGGGCCGTCATCCAAGGCCGGCAGCCGATGGATGACGCCAATGCATCCCGCGCCAGAGTTGAGGCCGagcagggcggcggcgcagacgCTCCCCGCGAGGGGAGATGGGAACGCAAGCCCGTTCACGACAGcgagtcggacgacgactcgaCCGAACCCGCGTCCGCATCTAGCTCCAGGCCCCCACCTGCGAGAAGGCAAACCCTCCCACCTCAGCCTCTCTCAGGACCCCGCACGCCACCTCGTCAGAGCCGCGGAACAACGCCGCCAAACGGAAGGGCGTACCACCCGTCAGCGACGTCGCCTGCGCTCGTCAAGCACACCGTGCACGACTCGCTCCCAGCCATGCCGTCGTTGATGGACGACAGACGGGGCCGCGACCCGTTCTCTCAGAGTTCCGGGACGCCCGACATCTTCCCGTCTACCAAGTCGCGCGCCAACCTTATTCCCCTGCACCAGCCGTACCACTCTGTTCCAGAGCTttcgcgcagctcgccaacTCCGCGCGGGTATGGATCCCGCACACCGTCCGGTGAAGCGCTGTTGCAACAGTACAGCCTCGACGCGCAGACCAAGCTCCTGCGCTCGCACTACTGCCGAAGCGAGAtccgcttcctcctccaccttgaGGACATCAGCAACCGTTTGCTGGTGATCCCGAAGCCTGCGCGCATATCAGCATTGCGCGCAGAACTCACGAGTCTCAACCACAACCTCCCCGCCGAGGTGTGCATGCCGCTGTGGTGCAACGCCGACCACTGTCGCAAAGACACTGCGCCCTCGGTCCTAAACCGTGTCAGCGGGCAGCGGCGTAAGAAAGCGCACTCGCGCGTCGTGCGCATATCGCCCGGCGACTCTGTTGTGCTCAACTCGGCGGAACGCGCGCCGTATCTCCTGCACGTCGAGATCCTCGaagacgacctcgactttgacccgacgcggcgcgagaACCGCGAACTCCTCAAGAAGATTGTCATGCAGGAGGACATGAAGCGACGGAAGCGCGAGGGGCACCTCGATGGGAGCTTTACACCGACGATCAACGAGAGCTTTGCGGCTTCGCCGATGTCTGTCCCGCCGCTACATATCGATGACGCGGATcagggggaggaagaaggcTCTGgaacctcgtcgccagtcAAGGAGCCTCCAGAaggcgacctcgaggagatggaccTCGTCGAACAGCTGTATGGTAACAAGCTCAGCGTGCGCGACAACTTACCCGACCTCACGGACGCtctgccgctgccgagcgcgccgaagaacaagcagctcgacctcgaggtgtGGAACGCGGGCGAGCAGTCTGGGTCAcggcgctcgtcgatggGTGGTGCGTCGCCGATTAGTCGGTCACGTACGCCAGTCGGCGCAAACGGTAATCTCGAGGTGCCAAGTCCTATCCACCGACCAGGGACTCCGGGTGAGATCGACGACCCTCAGCCGTCTCCGAAACGCGTCATCACCCTCGAGGACTACGCCGAGCGCATGCGTACTGCAGCAGTGAtgctcgcgcagctcaacGCGAGTGTACAGCCCCCGACGCCCGAGACCGCGCAGAGCAGCGGCCCGCTCCGCTGGATCCCTGGAACAGGCTGGATCCCCGGCGTATCCAAGGACGCCGCGGCAGACTCAGCCGCCGGTGCAAGCAGCGCAGGCGGTAAATTGCGCCTAGCGGCGGCACAGGCAGCGGCGATCCGCGAGCGCATAATGGAAGAGATGATGGCACTGGAAGAagagcgcgtcgcgcgcatgACGACTCTCCCCGAAGGCGTGGAAGTTTCGCCAGCCCACGTCGTAATGGAAGGCaagacggccgaggacgagggcatTGTCCGCCGCGAGATTAACAAGGCCGATCCGAGTGCCGCAATCTTCAAGGAGAGCTGGACGGGCAAGAAGAGCCGTATCCGTGCCGCGTCGCCTTGGGGCCACCTGGCGAATTGGGACGTCATCAGTGTCATTGTTAAGACTGGTGCTGATTTACGGCAGGAGCAGCTCGCCACGCAGTTGATTGAGCGGTTTGTCCGGATttggaaggaggagaagagcgATTGCTGGGCGCGCTTCTTCCGCATCCTCATCACTGGAGAGACGTCGGGCTTGGTCGAGACTATTACGGATGCTGTGAGCGTGCATTCAATCAAGAAGAGCGAGTATGCGCGTCGGCTggctgagggcgaggcTATTGGGCACGTGAGCCTCATGGACCACTATGTCAAT ACATACGGCAAGCCCGACTCTGGACAATTCGCGCGAGCCCGCCGCAACTTCATCAAGAGTCTGGCCGGATACAGCGTCATCACTTTCCTCCTGCAAATCAAGGACCGGCATAATGGCAACATCCTGGTCGATCGGGACGGACACCTCATCCACATCGACTTTGGGTTCATGCTCTCCAACTCGCCAGGAGGAAACATGGGCTTTGAGGCTGCTCCGTTCAAGCTCCCCCTCGAGTATATCGAGATTATGGGGGGACTGGATAGTCCGGGGTACACGTATTTCAAGAAGCTGTTCAAGGAGGGCTttgaggcggcgcggaagCACTCGGATAGTCTGATCA CCAtcgtcgagctcatgcAAAAGGACTCGAAGCTCGACtgcttcctcctcttcggcgaGCACACGGTCACCCACTTCCGAGAACGGTTCGCTCTTGGcctcaccaccgccgcggtCGATGCctacctcgagcgcctgaTTCTGAGCTCGGCCGGGAGTAACTACACACGTCTGTACGACACGTTCCAGTACTACTCGCAGGGCGTGTTGTAG
- the PRE4 gene encoding uncharacterized protein (Proteasome subunit), whose protein sequence is MNHHPAAWGQPLTAHQQFDMYSTFPVSNSSMPTTAPVGHTQQPLVTGTSVIGLKYKDGVMLAADNLASYGSLARFRDIQRLHPLGTHTVLGAAGDMSDFQYLKKELDGLLREEEALKLTDGHPPLAPKNIYTFLANLFYARRSRINPLWNACLVGGWDFEKDEPFLGYVDLLGTTYTAPTLATGFGMHLAQPLLREKFEATAGVDGTGPLMSAEEAEAVLNECMKVLYYRDARSINKYQIAKVTKNGVEISDSKSAPTVWDFAEGLRGYGAQEQ, encoded by the exons ATGAACCAC CACCCCGCAGCCTGGGGCCAGCCCCTCACCGCGCACCAGCAGTTCGACATGTactccaccttccccgtcTCCAACTCGAGCATGCCCACCACCGCACCAGTGGGACACACCCAGCAGCCTCTGGTGACGGGTACCTCGGTCATCGGCCTAAAGTACAAGGACGGGGTGATGCTGGCGGCAGACAACCTCGCGTCGTACGGATCCCTCGCGCGTTTCCGTGACATTCAGCGTCTCCACCCTCTGGGCACGCACAcggtcctcggcgcggccggAGACATGTCCGACTTCCAGTacctcaagaaggagctTGATGGCCtcctgcgcgaggaggaggcgctcaagctTACGGATggccatcctcctctcgccccGAAAAACATCTACACTTTCCTCGCTAATCTTTTCTACGCTAGGCGGAGCCGTATCAACCCCCTCTGGAATGCTTGTCTCGTTGGCGGATGGGACTTTgagaaggacgagcc TTTCCTCGGATACGTCGATCTGCTCGGCACGACTTATACTGCCCCAACGCTTGCCACGGGCTTTGGGATGCACCTTGCCCAGCCGTTGCTGCGCGAAAAGTTCGAGGCGACCGCTGGCGTCGATGGCACGGGGCCGCTCATGTCTgctgaggaggccgaggctgtCCTCAACGAGTGCATGAAGGTGTTGTATTACCGCGACGCCCGGAGTATCAACAAGTACCAGATTGCCAAGGTTACCAAGAACGGCGTCGAGATCTCGGACTCCAAGTCGGCACCCACGGTCTGGGACTTTGCCGAAGGTCTCCGCGGGTACGGTGCGCAGGAGCAGTAG